Proteins encoded together in one Phaeodactylum tricornutum CCAP 1055/1 chromosome 25, whole genome shotgun sequence window:
- a CDS encoding predicted protein, translating into MDNLELRMALNSEIAAQALTDDLKNRNAPMQLEKKKQTIANTTQTEWNIGSSVADSGSSGGGRFREHWPEHLPQPPSQRKLNAEELSAAESSKNPNMPKVIVFNANTHEGSSMVRVLSEKGLHVVAIVRIVTSRNTKNLMKLRNVEIKVADLNNKDTVMMAAKGCSQAFLLTKYWERFENPIEEQMAQVVLAASATVGIKRLVLATFEDTHELRTRGRKSQLMPTPEGKIYPNFEPMNSINTAAKKLGVQVSHMFTSFLDEPNSKKSLILIRGENGKILSQPYIQDTPGSKQ; encoded by the coding sequence ATGGACAATTTGGAACTGCGCATGGCGCTCAACTCGGAAATTGCCGCCCAAGCCCTTACGGACGACCTAAAGAATCGGAATGCTCCGATGCAGTTagagaagaagaaacagaCGATCGCCAATACCACGCAAACCGAGTGGAACATAGGCTCGTCCGTCGCGGATAGCGGTAGTTCCGGTGGCGGTCGCTTTCGCGAGCACTGGCCGGAGCACTTGCCCCAACCTCCGTCACAGAGAAAACTCAATGCAGAAGAACTTTCGGCAGCGGAGTCGAGCAAGAATCCCAACATGCCCAAAGTTATTGTTTTTAATGCGAATACGCACGAAGGCTCTTCGATGGTGCGagtcttgtcggaaaaggGTTTGCACGTGGTGGCGATTGTACGAATCGTCACCTCCCGCAACACGAAGAATCTCATGAAACTACGCAACGTGGAAATTAAGGTGGCTGATCTGAACAACAAGGATACCGTCATGATGGCGGCCAAGGGCTGCTCTCAGGCATTTTTGCTGACGAAGTACTGGGAACGCTTCGAAAACCCCATTGAGGAACAAATGGCCCAAGTTGTGCTAGCGGCATCGGCTACAGTTGGTATCAAGCGTCTCGTGTTGGCAACTTTCGAAGACACTCATGAGCTGCGAACTCGGGGGCGTAAATCCCAACTTATGCCAACCCCCGAAGGAAAAATCTACCCAAACTTTGAACCAATGAACTCGATCAACACGGCAGCCAAAAAACTCGGAGTACAAGTTTCGCACATGTTCACCTCGTTCTTGGACGAGCCGAATTCGAAGAAGTCGCTCATTTTGATTAGAGGTGAAAATGGTAAGATTCTCAGTCAGCCATATATTCAAGATACACCGGGCAGTAAACAGTAA
- a CDS encoding predicted protein, which translates to MGAIKRHTPEFRRSPIAYAKYLMLIVIMVALAYKTLQADNNFAGSLPELDFIVEDLPSQTALAIDSSLTQRQKFEVFRQSQEVSPWGGSATDAPLFERLCRKHSDIFGFGHGGRDITDGIIRELAKNDAVVIMEVGVWLGQSTARWLNVHPNVRVIAVDPFSAPNGTHKKLSKVAEEDKVSFGQPEFNRALAQFAISKAAPGAHDRVVFETGLYPQAAQPLFQASKDERPAVDLFYLDGGKRTDTDAHLNFVEETIRGIVSEFPDVILSGDDWGFSKRFRSLIVEFAEGRNRSVYVGEARTWIMINDQDPRFSNAQSLLGKKVALSVARQ; encoded by the coding sequence ATGGGAGCAATCAAACGACACACACCTGAGTTTCGGCGATCCCCAATCGCGTATGCGAAATACTTGATGCTTATAGTAATTATGGTGGCCTTGGCCTACAAGACTCTCCAGGCTGACAACAATTTTGCCGGGTCTCTGCCAGAGCTCGATTTCATCGTAGAAGATCTCCCTTCGCAAACAGCTCTTGCAATAGACAGCTCTCTAACCCAGCGTCAAAAATTTGAGGTCTTCCGTCAATCCCAAGAAGTATCTCCTTGGGGAGGGAGTGCTACTGATGCTCCCCTATTCGAGAGACTTTGTAGAAAACACTCCGACATCTTTGGATTTGGACACGGCGGTCGAGACATCACGGATGGAATCATTCGTGAACTTGCCAAGAATGATGCTGTCGTCATTATGGAGGTTGGGGTGTGGCTGGGGCAATCGACGGCTCGTTGGCTCAATGTTCACCCTAATGTCCGCGTGATTGCCGTTGACCCCTTTTCGGCTCCTAACGGCACGCATAAAAAACTTTCAAAGGTAGCTGAGGAAGACAAGGTGTCCTTTGGACAGCCAGAGTTCAACCGAGCATTGGCACAGTTTGCGATTTCAAAGGCAGCCCCTGGCGCCCACGATCGAGTAGTCTTTGAGACTGGGCTCTATCCACAAGCTGCTCAGCCTTTGTTCCAAGCAAGCAAGGACGAACGTCCAGCGGTAGATCTTTTCTACTTGGATGGAGGAAAAAGAACGGATACGGACGCGCATTTGAATTTTGTCGAGGAAACGATTCGAGGAATTGTTTCTGAGTTCCCCGACGTTATCCTCAGTGGAGATGATTGGGGGTTTTCGAAACGGTTCAGAAGTTTGATCGTAGAGTTTGCGGAAGGCCGCAATCGTTCCGTTTACGTCGGCGAGGCTCGCACTTGGATTATGATTAATGACCAAGATCCTCGGTTCAGCAATGCGCAGTCATTGCTAGGAAAAAAGGTGGCTTTGTCTGTTGCAAGACAATGA